The Acidaminococcus fermentans DSM 20731 sequence AAGGACATGGTTAATCGTCTGCCTATGACCAATCCTCTTTTGCTGCTTTTTACGCTTCCAGTATTCTTTTGGGGTTTTTCTTAAAACACCAATCCAATTCATCCTGGGACAAGCCATTTTCCAACAACATTTCGGCAAACATTTCCATCGCTTCATCCGGATACGGTGAGGAGGGCTGTCCCACATCAGAGGAAAGGAGCACATGATCCGCTCCCAGCTCCCGGATTTCCTCCACCAGCTCTTCAATCGGGGTATCTCCCCGACGTACATTGAAAAAGCAGTGTTCTACGAAACCTCCCAATTGGACAACTTTCTTTCTTTCTGCCTTCGTATAATAATCGGCAGGATTATCCGCATGGGTGGCTATCAATGTCCGGATTCCCAGTTCCTTTCCTTTCTGCAGAACAGCCAGGCCTTCTTGGGCACTGATATGCCCGGTAGCCAGAGCCATTCCGCATCGAGCCACAGTTTCCAGTACGGATACCACCTCTGGTTTCAGCTTTCCTTCAGGATCCAAAAGATAGAGATAGGAATCTGCTTCCTGCTTTGTCAGTTCTGGCTTTTTTTTCTGTTGATAACTGCGGGCTTCCAAAGTGGGCATCCAGCAAATCCGCCCGCCCAGTTTGCTGCAATTCTCCACGGCATAAGGGTTCATCCCTCCTACCGTCCTATTCAGGACAATCCCTCCCACAATAAGCATGGACGGATATCTGGATTGGAGAAGAGCAGCCCGGCTGGCAGTCTCAGAAAAATGATTCTTCAGGACAAATCCCGCAAATTTCTTTTTTGACAGCTGTTCGGCAACTTCTTCATCTGAAAATTTTCGTGGAGATACATCCGGTCCTGGATGAAGATGAATATCATAGAATCCTTTACAGGAAATCTTCATTGCAATTCCTCCTTAATATGGCAGGAAAACAGGAATCAACCCAACAATTACCAGATACGTTAAAACTACCATGGGAATCCCAATTTTTAAAAAATCCAGAAATTTATACTGGGTCCAGCCTACCGTCATCATATTTTGAGGTGCCGCAAAAGGAGTGGCATAAGAAGCAGCCCCAGCCAGGGTAATGATCATGGCCACCGGATAAGGACTGACTCCAATCTGTTGTGCAATGGAAATCCCTATGGGCATGAACACCAATATAGTTGGAATATTGGACATAATCTGAGTCAGCCCAGCAGCAGCCCAGAACATAACAGTAGAAATCATGAAAGGGCTGGGATTGTCGCCAAGGATATGGATGATCAGATCCGCTACGGCCTGACCAGCGCCACTGTTCTTTACCCCGGTTGAAATTACACTCAAAGCTCCTACCAGAATCAAGCAGTTCCAATCAATGGCCTTCAAGGCCTCTTTCAAAGTCATACAGCGGGTTGCCACAATAACGCAGGCCCCCAATACAGCCGCCACATGCATGGGTACAGCCTTGATTCCGGAAGCAATGACGGCCAGAACCACCAGCATGGTAATGGAAGCGATGGTCGCTTTGGATTTATTCAGCTCTTTCTTTTCTGTTTTGGCAAATTCAGGAATGTATCCCGTATCGGGGATCATCCGGGACCCAATAAAGGTAAAGTACAAGGTTCCGATGATGCATACCCCAATACCGAAAGGGGTAATGCTGAAAAAGCCAAATGGTGTCAATCCCAGTTCTCCCATGGAAGCAGCTGCGGCAGCATTGGATCCCACACCAACCAACGTGACGAATCCTCCGAACTGAGCACCAAACAGCAAGCCCAAAAGTGCCCGGGACGGCCCAATTCCAGCAGCCACACACATGGCCGTGACCAGAGGAGCCATCGCCACCATTACCCCGATATTGCTGCAGACAGAACTGAGAAGGCAGGAAACGATCAATGTGGCCAGAATGATATTCCGTTCGCTTTTTCCCGTAAGAGCCACCATTTTCTTGCCAATGGCATCGGTAATCCCGGTGTGGAATAAAGACGCTCCCACAACCATCATCCCGGCAAGCAGGATATTGGTATTGTTGTCATAAGCGGCAAAAACCGTATTCATTTTCACAATGCCGAAGAAGCCATAGGACAAGGATGCCAGAATGGCTGTAACGGCAATGGGAAATGGTTCCCATATAAAACATATAATTGTAATTGCCAGAATGCCTAAGGCAAGAGCCATCGGTGTCATAAATAAATTCCTCCCTTGGTACGTGCTTTTTACGCCCCTTATCCGGTGCTAGCTTCCGCAAGGGCATTTCTTGTTCGCAATAGTATGATAACTTATTCTGTCAACAAAGTAAAACATATATATTTTAACTGTTTAACAAAATAATTTTGTTGAATGATTGTATAATTAAATTGAAACGACCATAGGATCATACAATCACAAAGAAAATCCGTACAACCTTTGTTTTTCGGGTTGTACGGATTTTTTACGGC is a genomic window containing:
- a CDS encoding DUF6282 family protein, with the protein product MKISCKGFYDIHLHPGPDVSPRKFSDEEVAEQLSKKKFAGFVLKNHFSETASRAALLQSRYPSMLIVGGIVLNRTVGGMNPYAVENCSKLGGRICWMPTLEARSYQQKKKPELTKQEADSYLYLLDPEGKLKPEVVSVLETVARCGMALATGHISAQEGLAVLQKGKELGIRTLIATHADNPADYYTKAERKKVVQLGGFVEHCFFNVRRGDTPIEELVEEIRELGADHVLLSSDVGQPSSPYPDEAMEMFAEMLLENGLSQDELDWCFKKNPKRILEA
- a CDS encoding SLC13 family permease, translating into MTPMALALGILAITIICFIWEPFPIAVTAILASLSYGFFGIVKMNTVFAAYDNNTNILLAGMMVVGASLFHTGITDAIGKKMVALTGKSERNIILATLIVSCLLSSVCSNIGVMVAMAPLVTAMCVAAGIGPSRALLGLLFGAQFGGFVTLVGVGSNAAAAASMGELGLTPFGFFSITPFGIGVCIIGTLYFTFIGSRMIPDTGYIPEFAKTEKKELNKSKATIASITMLVVLAVIASGIKAVPMHVAAVLGACVIVATRCMTLKEALKAIDWNCLILVGALSVISTGVKNSGAGQAVADLIIHILGDNPSPFMISTVMFWAAAGLTQIMSNIPTILVFMPIGISIAQQIGVSPYPVAMIITLAGAASYATPFAAPQNMMTVGWTQYKFLDFLKIGIPMVVLTYLVIVGLIPVFLPY